In a single window of the Halobaculum lipolyticum genome:
- a CDS encoding uracil-DNA glycosylase produces MDTDCQHCPALVDCRERVVHGYGDAEAEVLVLGEAPTAGAERTGVPFTGDEAGERIQRVLGELGLSRSPPDADEPDLQNVFTTYLTRCRHPDRGPTDEEVLNCDAFLTAEVRMINPELIVPVGQRALEALAIEYTTRAPESFDAAAEHATTVRGRGFELLPMKGLSDLTDADADAFVEHVTENVFSRDYRQTKGRRSR; encoded by the coding sequence ATGGACACCGACTGCCAGCACTGCCCCGCGCTGGTCGACTGTCGCGAACGGGTCGTCCACGGCTACGGCGACGCCGAGGCGGAGGTGCTGGTGCTCGGGGAGGCGCCCACCGCCGGCGCCGAGCGCACGGGCGTCCCGTTCACCGGCGACGAGGCGGGCGAACGGATCCAGCGCGTGCTGGGCGAGTTGGGCCTGTCGCGCTCGCCGCCCGACGCCGACGAGCCCGACCTCCAGAACGTGTTCACGACGTACCTCACGCGCTGTCGCCACCCCGACCGCGGTCCCACCGACGAGGAGGTGTTGAACTGCGACGCGTTCCTCACCGCCGAGGTGCGCATGATCAACCCCGAACTGATAGTGCCGGTCGGCCAGCGCGCGCTGGAGGCGCTCGCCATCGAGTACACCACCCGCGCGCCGGAGTCGTTCGACGCCGCCGCCGAGCACGCGACCACCGTCCGGGGCCGCGGGTTCGAGTTGCTCCCGATGAAGGGGCTGTCCGACCTCACCGACGCCGACGCCGACGCCTTCGTCGAACACGTGACCGAGAACGTGTTCTCGCGCGACTACCGCCAGACGAAAGGGCGGCGGAGCCGCTGA
- a CDS encoding formate/nitrite transporter family protein, giving the protein MAGPRTDSPPDDGHEEADDVLADQFSTDEVYQRVVADADHEVTSGTRELFFSALAAGFAITVTFLLYASVTATTDTKFVGVLLYPLGFVYIIIGGYQLYTENTLPPVALTLERLVSIPTLFRHWLVVLAGNFVGGGLGALALAYGGVFDPATAAVAADFASKGIATPASALFVKAAFAGLIVAGVVWINFAVRDTTTRLLVVYLAFLAIPMGNLYHVVVSFTEVVYLASTAGVNPIPALGGFVLPVLLGNTLGGVVLVTVVNYYQTSDRRLQIDRFDDVRRLSPREWLVGSLAGRSYVPVIDTVEEIVRDPEAYRVMVPIGNPRTESGVVRLACQLASAHRKGKVHVVHVVQAPRRWSADPGDDEQARIRAESDRLLADVREMGDRHDVHLETSTVVTPRSFEEVFTLARRTSPDLVLMDWDREGLWGSARAERPLDELANRIPCDFLIASDRGLDPSKILLPTAGGPDSDLNAEVVRALQSITGSEVELLHVVADEADERAGEAFLHDWAAERDLTDVSITVASGDVESAIAAAAADSTMLFMGATEQGLLSRLVRDSLHLDVINDVDCSVLLAERPSERSLRERLFGAPNRDRRPVAEYRDRDDDAIRAEPTRRADAAGHDDAADE; this is encoded by the coding sequence ATGGCAGGACCTCGCACCGACTCCCCACCCGACGACGGCCACGAGGAGGCCGACGACGTACTCGCCGACCAGTTCTCGACCGACGAAGTGTACCAGCGCGTGGTCGCCGACGCCGACCACGAGGTCACCTCCGGGACGCGAGAGCTGTTCTTCAGTGCGCTGGCGGCCGGGTTCGCGATCACCGTCACCTTCCTGTTGTACGCGTCGGTGACGGCGACGACCGACACGAAGTTCGTCGGCGTCCTGTTGTACCCGCTGGGGTTCGTCTACATCATCATCGGCGGGTACCAACTGTACACCGAGAACACCCTCCCGCCGGTCGCGTTGACGCTGGAGCGACTCGTGTCGATCCCGACGCTGTTCCGCCACTGGCTCGTCGTGCTCGCGGGGAACTTCGTCGGCGGCGGCCTGGGCGCCCTCGCGCTGGCGTACGGCGGCGTCTTCGACCCGGCGACCGCCGCGGTGGCGGCCGACTTCGCGAGCAAGGGGATCGCCACCCCCGCGTCGGCGCTGTTCGTCAAGGCGGCGTTCGCCGGCCTGATCGTCGCCGGCGTCGTCTGGATCAACTTCGCGGTCCGCGACACCACGACGCGACTGCTCGTCGTCTACCTGGCGTTCCTCGCGATCCCGATGGGGAACCTCTACCACGTCGTGGTGTCGTTCACGGAGGTCGTCTACCTCGCGTCGACCGCGGGCGTGAACCCGATCCCGGCGCTTGGCGGGTTCGTCCTCCCCGTGTTGCTGGGCAACACGCTCGGCGGCGTCGTCCTCGTGACCGTCGTCAACTACTACCAGACGTCCGACCGGCGCCTCCAGATCGACCGCTTCGACGACGTGCGTCGGCTGTCGCCGCGCGAGTGGCTGGTCGGCTCGCTGGCCGGTCGGTCGTACGTCCCCGTGATCGACACCGTCGAGGAGATCGTTCGCGACCCGGAGGCCTACCGGGTCATGGTTCCCATCGGCAACCCGCGGACCGAATCCGGCGTCGTGCGGCTGGCCTGCCAACTGGCCAGCGCCCACCGGAAGGGCAAGGTCCACGTCGTCCACGTCGTCCAAGCGCCGCGGCGGTGGTCCGCCGACCCCGGCGACGACGAGCAGGCGCGCATCCGAGCCGAGTCGGACCGTCTCCTGGCGGACGTCCGGGAGATGGGCGACCGCCACGACGTCCACCTGGAGACGTCGACCGTCGTCACGCCCCGCTCGTTCGAGGAGGTGTTCACGCTCGCGCGGCGGACCAGTCCGGACCTCGTGTTGATGGACTGGGACAGAGAGGGGCTGTGGGGGTCGGCCCGTGCGGAGCGCCCGCTCGACGAACTGGCGAACCGGATCCCCTGCGACTTCCTGATCGCCAGCGACAGAGGTCTCGACCCGTCGAAGATCCTGTTGCCGACCGCCGGCGGTCCCGACTCCGACCTGAACGCCGAGGTCGTCCGAGCGCTCCAGTCGATCACCGGCTCGGAGGTCGAACTCCTCCACGTCGTCGCCGACGAGGCGGACGAGCGGGCGGGCGAGGCGTTCCTCCACGACTGGGCGGCAGAACGCGACCTGACCGACGTGTCGATCACCGTCGCGTCCGGCGACGTCGAGTCGGCGATCGCGGCCGCCGCCGCCGACAGCACGATGCTGTTCATGGGTGCGACCGAGCAGGGACTGCTCTCGCGGCTCGTCCGCGACTCGCTCCACTTGGACGTGATCAACGACGTGGACTGTTCGGTCCTGCTGGCCGAGCGCCCGTCCGAACGGTCGCTCCGGGAACGGCTGTTCGGCGCCCCGAACCGCGACCGCCGTCCGGTGGCGGAGTACCGAGACCGCGACGACGACGCCATCCGGGCCGAGCCGACTCGTCGGGCCGACGCCGCCGGGCACGACGACGCCGCCGACGAGTGA